One window from the genome of Aquabacterium sp. A3 encodes:
- the ugpQ gene encoding glycerophosphodiester phosphodiesterase, with the protein MSEWPYPCWIAHRGAGTLAPENTLAAFRLGADHGFAMFECDVKLSADGEPFLLHDDELDRTTNGQGAARVQSWDALSRLDAGSWHGRIYAGESLLRLEALSRWLQALGLMVNLELKPAMGEERRTGQVVAQRVAQWWRDSEVKPLLSSFSVEALEAARDAAPALPRALLLDRWQIDGVQQAVQLGCVAMVVHHSFLDARRIDAIHEMGLKALAYTVNELDRAEALWAAGLDGLITDEVETFEPQARLGVNPGRLLDVSALVADLDV; encoded by the coding sequence ATGTCGGAATGGCCCTATCCCTGCTGGATTGCGCATCGTGGTGCGGGCACCCTCGCGCCTGAAAACACCCTGGCCGCGTTTCGTCTGGGGGCCGACCATGGCTTCGCCATGTTCGAATGTGACGTCAAACTGAGCGCAGATGGCGAGCCCTTCTTGCTGCACGACGATGAGCTGGACCGCACCACCAACGGCCAGGGGGCCGCGCGGGTGCAGAGCTGGGATGCCTTGTCACGCCTTGACGCTGGCAGCTGGCACGGTCGCATCTACGCGGGTGAGTCGCTGCTGCGTCTGGAGGCACTGTCGCGTTGGCTGCAGGCCCTGGGGCTGATGGTGAACCTGGAGCTCAAGCCGGCCATGGGCGAGGAACGCCGAACCGGCCAGGTGGTGGCCCAGCGGGTGGCCCAGTGGTGGCGCGACAGCGAGGTCAAGCCCCTGTTGAGCTCTTTCAGCGTTGAGGCGCTGGAGGCTGCGCGTGACGCTGCCCCCGCCTTGCCGCGCGCGCTGCTGTTGGACCGCTGGCAAATCGATGGGGTTCAGCAGGCGGTTCAACTGGGTTGCGTCGCCATGGTGGTTCACCACAGCTTTCTGGACGCCCGGCGCATCGACGCCATCCACGAGATGGGGCTCAAAGCACTGGCGTACACCGTCAACGAGCTCGATCGGGCCGAGGCCTTGTGGGCCGCTGGACTGGACGGGCTCATCACCGACGAGGTCGAAACGTTCGAGCCTCAGGCTCGTTTGGGCGTGAACCCGGGGCGTTTGCTGGACGTTTCCGCCCTGGTGGCCGACCTGGATGTGTGA
- a CDS encoding response regulator gives MSEAVQVDAEGAVQAVTKVLVIDDSNTIRRSAEIFLKQGGYDVVLAEDGFDALSKVNDHAPHIIFCDILMPRLDGYQTCAIIKRNPRFARTPVIMLSSKDGLFDKARGRMVGSQDYLTKPFTKDQLLQAVAQHALA, from the coding sequence GTGTCAGAAGCCGTACAAGTTGACGCTGAAGGTGCCGTGCAGGCGGTCACGAAGGTGCTCGTGATCGACGACAGCAACACCATCCGCCGCAGCGCCGAGATATTCCTGAAGCAGGGTGGCTACGACGTGGTGTTGGCCGAAGATGGCTTCGATGCGCTGTCGAAGGTCAATGACCATGCCCCGCACATCATCTTTTGCGACATCCTCATGCCGCGACTGGACGGTTACCAGACCTGCGCCATCATCAAGCGCAACCCGCGTTTTGCGCGCACGCCGGTGATCATGCTGTCGTCCAAGGACGGTTTGTTCGACAAGGCCCGCGGACGCATGGTGGGCTCTCAGGATTACCTGACCAAGCCCTTCACCAAAGATCAGTTGTTGCAGGCCGTGGCTCAGCACGCGCTTGCGTGA
- the mpl gene encoding UDP-N-acetylmuramate:L-alanyl-gamma-D-glutamyl-meso-diaminopimelate ligase has protein sequence MHIHILGICGTFMGGLAALAREAGHRVTGCDAGVYPPMSDQLRALGIDLIEGYTADQLELKPDLFVIGNVVSRGNPLMEAILDAGLPYTSGPQWLSEHVLRGRHVLAVAGTHGKTTTTSMLTWILEAAGLEPGFLVGGVPENFGVSARLGRTEASGDGASRPASGFPFVIEADEYDTAFFDKRSKFVHYRPRTAVLNNLEFDHADIFADLAAIETQFHHLVRTVPASGRLVVNAREEALERVLTRGCWSDVARFGVRGDTPGFRARGEPHAFDVLKAGVLVGRVEWALLGEHNQMNALAAIAAAEHVGVSPQQACEALCRFANVKRRMEIKGEVRGITVYDDFAHHPTAIRTTVDGLRQKIGPDARILAVFEPRSNTMKLGTMKAQLPWSLEEADLAFCHSGGLGWDANDALAEMGERAVVVDAIDNLVSKVVKAARPGDHILCMSNGGFGGIHAKLLSALG, from the coding sequence ATGCACATCCACATTCTTGGCATCTGCGGCACCTTCATGGGGGGCCTCGCGGCTCTGGCCCGTGAGGCGGGCCACCGGGTCACCGGCTGCGATGCGGGTGTCTACCCACCCATGTCCGACCAGTTGCGGGCCCTGGGCATCGACCTGATCGAGGGCTACACCGCCGACCAGCTTGAGCTGAAGCCCGACCTCTTCGTCATCGGCAACGTGGTCAGCCGGGGTAACCCGCTGATGGAGGCCATCCTGGATGCCGGCCTGCCTTACACCAGCGGCCCGCAATGGCTGAGCGAGCACGTGCTGCGAGGGCGGCATGTGCTGGCCGTGGCAGGCACCCACGGCAAGACCACCACCACCTCGATGCTGACCTGGATTCTGGAAGCCGCAGGGCTTGAGCCGGGCTTCCTGGTGGGGGGCGTGCCCGAGAACTTTGGCGTGTCAGCCCGCTTGGGACGCACCGAGGCGTCAGGTGATGGGGCCTCGCGCCCCGCCAGCGGTTTCCCCTTCGTGATCGAGGCCGACGAGTACGACACCGCGTTTTTCGACAAGCGCAGCAAGTTCGTCCACTACCGCCCCCGCACGGCGGTGCTGAACAACCTCGAGTTTGACCACGCCGACATCTTTGCCGACCTGGCGGCGATTGAGACCCAGTTCCACCACCTGGTGCGCACGGTGCCAGCCTCGGGCCGCCTCGTGGTCAACGCCCGCGAAGAGGCCCTGGAGCGCGTGCTGACACGCGGTTGCTGGAGCGATGTGGCGCGCTTTGGTGTGCGCGGTGACACCCCGGGCTTCCGCGCCCGTGGCGAGCCGCACGCCTTTGACGTGCTGAAGGCCGGCGTGCTGGTGGGGCGTGTGGAGTGGGCGCTGCTGGGTGAGCACAATCAGATGAATGCCCTGGCCGCCATCGCCGCCGCCGAGCACGTGGGCGTGTCGCCGCAGCAGGCCTGCGAGGCCCTGTGCCGTTTTGCCAACGTCAAACGCCGCATGGAGATCAAAGGCGAGGTGCGCGGCATCACCGTGTACGACGACTTCGCACACCACCCCACCGCCATCCGCACCACGGTGGACGGTTTGCGCCAGAAAATCGGGCCCGACGCCCGCATCCTGGCGGTGTTCGAACCCCGCTCCAACACCATGAAACTGGGCACGATGAAGGCGCAACTGCCCTGGTCACTCGAAGAGGCCGACCTGGCCTTCTGCCACTCGGGAGGGCTGGGCTGGGATGCCAACGACGCGCTGGCCGAAATGGGCGAGCGCGCGGTGGTGGTCGATGCGATCGACAACCTGGTGAGCAAGGTGGTCAAAGCGGCCCGCCCTGGCGACCACATCCTGTGCATGAGCAACGGCGGGTTTGGCGGCATTCATGCCAAGCTGCTGAGCGCACTGGGCTGA
- a CDS encoding rubredoxin translates to MCLICGWIYDEAAGLPEEGIPAGTRWEDVPMNWVCPECGARKDDFEMVPV, encoded by the coding sequence ATGTGTCTGATTTGCGGGTGGATTTACGATGAGGCTGCGGGTTTGCCCGAGGAGGGCATCCCGGCCGGGACCCGGTGGGAAGATGTGCCCATGAACTGGGTCTGTCCTGAATGTGGCGCACGCAAGGACGATTTCGAGATGGTGCCCGTTTGA
- the hemL gene encoding glutamate-1-semialdehyde 2,1-aminomutase, with product MSRNDQLFERAQRVIPGGVNSPVRAFKAVGGTPRFIQRAQGPYIWDADGQRYIDYIGSWGPMILGHGHPEVVEAVQKAALDGFSFGAPTEREIELAEEILKLVPSAEQVRLVSSGTEAGMSAIRLARGATGRNKIIKFEGCYHGHADALLVKAGSGLATFGHPTSAGVPAEVVQHTLVLTYNDIEQIEQAFATQGSDIACVMIEPIAGNMNFVRASVPFMKRVRELCSQHGAMLVFDEVMSGFRVGLGSAQGLYAKLIPGFAPDLSVFGKVIGGGMPLAAFASSREVMSKLAPLGPVYQAGTLSGNPVATACGLTTLKLIQRPGFFEQLAARTQQLMNGFVRVAADAGVTLTADSEGGMFGFFFAGELPQNYQQVMAKGTDTFNRFFHLMLDQGVYLAPAMYEAGFVSAAHTEQDIADTLAAAANAFRKL from the coding sequence ATGTCCCGCAACGATCAGCTGTTCGAGCGCGCCCAGCGCGTCATCCCGGGCGGTGTGAACTCGCCCGTGCGCGCCTTCAAGGCCGTCGGCGGCACGCCCCGCTTCATCCAGCGCGCCCAGGGCCCTTACATCTGGGATGCCGATGGCCAGCGCTACATCGACTACATCGGCTCCTGGGGGCCGATGATCCTGGGACACGGCCACCCCGAGGTGGTCGAGGCCGTGCAGAAAGCGGCCCTGGACGGCTTCTCGTTCGGTGCGCCCACCGAGCGCGAAATCGAACTGGCCGAAGAAATCCTGAAGCTGGTGCCCAGCGCCGAGCAGGTGCGCCTGGTCAGCTCGGGCACCGAAGCGGGCATGAGCGCCATCCGCCTGGCGCGGGGCGCCACGGGCCGCAACAAGATCATCAAGTTCGAGGGCTGCTACCACGGCCACGCCGACGCCCTGCTGGTCAAGGCCGGCTCGGGCCTGGCCACCTTCGGCCACCCCACCAGTGCCGGCGTGCCGGCCGAGGTGGTGCAGCACACCCTGGTGCTGACCTACAACGACATCGAGCAGATCGAGCAGGCGTTTGCCACCCAGGGCAGCGACATTGCTTGCGTGATGATCGAGCCCATCGCCGGCAACATGAACTTCGTGCGCGCCAGCGTGCCCTTCATGAAGCGGGTGCGCGAGCTGTGTTCGCAGCACGGCGCCATGCTGGTGTTTGACGAGGTGATGAGCGGCTTCCGGGTGGGTCTGGGCAGCGCCCAGGGTCTTTATGCCAAGCTGATCCCGGGCTTTGCGCCCGACCTCAGCGTGTTCGGCAAGGTGATCGGCGGCGGCATGCCGCTGGCGGCCTTCGCGTCCAGCCGCGAGGTCATGTCCAAGCTGGCGCCGCTGGGCCCGGTCTACCAGGCCGGCACCCTGTCGGGCAATCCGGTGGCCACCGCCTGTGGCCTGACCACGCTCAAGCTGATCCAGCGGCCTGGCTTCTTCGAACAACTGGCCGCCCGCACCCAGCAACTGATGAACGGCTTCGTGCGCGTGGCGGCTGACGCCGGCGTGACACTGACGGCCGACAGCGAAGGCGGCATGTTCGGCTTTTTCTTTGCCGGCGAGCTGCCGCAAAACTACCAGCAGGTCATGGCCAAGGGCACGGACACCTTCAATCGCTTCTTCCACCTGATGCTGGACCAGGGCGTGTACCTGGCGCCCGCCATGTACGAAGCCGGCTTCGTGAGCGCCGCCCACACCGAACAGGACATCGCCGACACCCTCGCGGCTGCGGCGAACGCCTTCCGAAAGCTCTGA
- a CDS encoding response regulator, translating into MPIHKILLVDDSKTELHVLSELLTKKGFQVRTAENGEEALRRLQEETPDLILMDVVMPGQNGFQLTRTITRDPRFTNVPVIICTSKNQETDRVWGMRQGARDYVVKPVNPDELLSKIKAFG; encoded by the coding sequence ATGCCCATTCACAAGATATTGCTCGTTGACGACTCCAAAACCGAACTGCACGTTCTGTCGGAGTTGCTGACCAAAAAAGGATTCCAGGTCCGAACCGCCGAAAATGGCGAAGAGGCTTTGCGCCGCCTGCAGGAAGAGACACCGGACTTGATCCTCATGGATGTCGTGATGCCTGGGCAAAACGGTTTCCAGTTGACCCGAACCATCACGCGCGATCCGCGATTCACCAATGTGCCGGTGATCATCTGCACCAGCAAGAACCAGGAGACAGACCGCGTCTGGGGCATGCGCCAGGGGGCCCGCGACTACGTGGTCAAGCCCGTCAACCCTGACGAACTGCTCTCCAAGATCAAGGCCTTCGGCTGA
- a CDS encoding chemotaxis protein CheW produces the protein MANKEALKALQERLAQRLQDARQQAPARSWLAVDIAGQGFLLPLDQAGEIFSPGALQNVPHSQPWFLGVANLRGQLHGVVDLARFLSMPRAVPAGAQLSEGVRDASRLVAFNAALQVNAALWVDRLMGLRNASALQLMPPVAGEGKPAFVGQCMRDEQGRSWYELNLAALAADESFLKIDA, from the coding sequence ATGGCAAACAAGGAAGCGCTGAAAGCCCTCCAGGAGCGACTGGCGCAACGCCTGCAAGATGCGCGGCAACAGGCGCCGGCGCGGAGCTGGCTGGCCGTCGACATCGCCGGACAGGGGTTTTTGTTGCCCCTCGATCAGGCCGGCGAGATTTTTTCCCCGGGCGCCTTGCAAAACGTGCCTCACAGTCAGCCGTGGTTTCTGGGTGTGGCCAACCTGCGGGGGCAACTTCACGGGGTGGTGGACCTGGCCCGTTTCCTGTCCATGCCGCGGGCGGTGCCTGCGGGGGCTCAGTTGTCCGAAGGCGTTCGTGACGCATCGCGGCTGGTGGCCTTCAACGCGGCCCTTCAGGTCAATGCCGCCCTGTGGGTGGACCGCTTGATGGGCTTGCGCAACGCCTCGGCGCTGCAGTTGATGCCCCCGGTTGCCGGTGAAGGCAAGCCTGCTTTTGTGGGGCAGTGTATGCGTGACGAGCAAGGCCGCAGCTGGTATGAGTTGAATCTGGCCGCCCTGGCGGCCGATGAGTCTTTTCTGAAAATCGATGCGTGA
- the thiD gene encoding bifunctional hydroxymethylpyrimidine kinase/phosphomethylpyrimidine kinase, with the protein MTELHSAPDDASAATEQDGGAPACVLCFNASEPTGAAGLGADIATISAMGAHALPVCTGVIVRDTAEVFESQALDPDLVVEQARAVLEDASPMAWKLGFLGSADVISAVAEIVSDYADIPLVAHLPSLSWLNDDEQMAYLDAFRELILPGTLVLSGNHKTLTDFLLPEWDAERQPSARELAVAAAEHGASYVFVTGIHLPDQFIDNVLASPEGAIAGERFERFEAAFVGAGDTLSAALAATLSSGTPLDAAVSEALSFLDQSLDAGFRPGMGSVVPDRFFWALPPGEADGEAAPAEADTDDGHPADGKHPPTPTRHIH; encoded by the coding sequence ATGACAGAACTCCACTCCGCACCAGACGACGCATCCGCCGCCACCGAGCAGGACGGCGGCGCCCCCGCCTGCGTGCTGTGCTTCAACGCCAGTGAACCCACCGGCGCGGCCGGGCTGGGCGCAGACATCGCCACCATCTCAGCCATGGGCGCGCATGCCCTGCCCGTGTGCACCGGGGTGATCGTGCGCGATACCGCCGAGGTGTTCGAGTCCCAGGCGCTAGACCCGGACCTCGTGGTCGAGCAGGCCCGCGCCGTCCTGGAAGACGCCAGCCCGATGGCCTGGAAGCTGGGCTTTCTGGGCAGCGCCGATGTGATCAGCGCCGTCGCAGAAATCGTCTCGGATTACGCCGACATCCCCCTGGTGGCCCACCTGCCCAGCCTGTCGTGGCTGAACGACGACGAGCAGATGGCCTACCTGGACGCCTTCCGTGAATTGATCCTTCCGGGCACGCTGGTGTTGTCGGGCAACCACAAGACACTCACCGATTTCCTGCTGCCCGAGTGGGATGCCGAGCGCCAACCCTCGGCGCGCGAGTTGGCCGTGGCCGCGGCAGAGCATGGCGCCAGCTATGTGTTCGTGACGGGCATCCACCTGCCAGACCAGTTCATCGACAACGTGCTGGCGTCGCCAGAAGGTGCCATTGCCGGAGAACGGTTCGAGCGCTTCGAGGCCGCTTTTGTGGGCGCCGGCGACACCCTGTCCGCTGCACTGGCGGCCACACTGTCCAGCGGCACCCCGCTTGACGCAGCCGTGTCCGAAGCCCTGAGCTTCCTGGATCAATCCCTGGATGCGGGCTTCCGCCCGGGCATGGGCAGTGTGGTGCCCGACCGCTTCTTTTGGGCGCTGCCACCTGGCGAAGCCGATGGCGAGGCCGCCCCGGCCGAAGCGGACACCGACGATGGCCATCCTGCCGACGGCAAACATCCGCCCACCCCCACCCGACACATCCACTGA